One part of the Hydrogenobacter sp. T-2 genome encodes these proteins:
- the gltB gene encoding glutamate synthase large subunit produces MELLEYDSCGVGFVCNIRGEKSHQIVQWGIEAVKNLTHRGAVGGDGKTGDGAGVMIEIPKKFFEDWLSEEGYELSHIDNLAVGVAFLYEDVRPQIEEHIRRSPFSLVAWREVPIDKSAVGESALKVMPKIFHLLLDSEKVSEERRELELYLLRRRIETDKKVKDKVYFASLSSRVMVYKGMLVAPQLDIFYPELKDQRLESSFCLFHQRYSTNTFPDWKLAQPFRYLAHNGEINTILGNRNWMRAIEHELEHELFGENIKLVRPLVSYDESDSASLDRVFELLVLVGYSPEHAINMLIPPAWEGVPWLPEEVKEFFEYQSLLMKPWDGPASIAFTDGKKIGAHLDRNGLRPARYVLTEDGILVLGSEVGMVDLSGKKVSKKGRLGPGDTLVVDLSTGEVKETDQILKELSSQKPYGEWLRKHLLRLFDIIKDYTLPEYGEDQERIRKLVTFGYTQEEIKNVLAPMAEEGKEITFSMGDDTPIPPLSEKPVLLFRYFKQRFAQVTNPPIDPIRERAVMSLRMNLGHKRNFLREGEEHAKRLQIDSPILLPYQFKALMEQKEFKVAWVPITYPKERSYCVVELQDLAGERRITDILYDAMYEGIAICDLRLGVEIVCRRVEEAVREGANIVILSDRNISKYRLAVPSLLAVSAVFKWLSERGLSNKVSLVVETGEARDTHHMACLIGYGASAVYPYLMYELIWELCKKGEIKVPYEQAIFNYKKALEDGLLKIMSKMGISTLNSYQGARIFDTVCLNRDFVEEYFPGTPVTLEADGIFEVQESLLARHDAGYETEKPELDYGGEMKFRKGGQWHAWSPFVVRALHKFLETKNYEDYKEFSRIANEEHPTFIRHLLDYKRVEKPIPIEEVEPIESILKRFVTGGMSLGALSPEAHEVLAEACNRLGMKSNSGEGGEDPARYWTIKNSAIKQVASGRFGVTPTYLASAEDIEIKIAQGAKPGEGGQLPGKKVNEYIAKLRYAQPGVTLISPPPHHDIYSIEDLAQLINDLKEANPKAKVCVKLVAETGVGTVAAGVAKAYADIIQISGAEGGTGASPYSSIKNAGNYWEIGLSETQRVLMENGLRDKVRLRVDGGLRTGKDVIISALLGAEEFGFGTAAMIAEGCVMARLCHTNQCPTGVATQDPKYREKFKGKVENVMAYFRAVAQEVREILSQMGVRSLEEIIGRRDLLEVKTYDHIPGSKRVKLEEFLKEGYPKDKPLRCLQERNDNPRRSELAKRLEEEVLPYIEKGERFYGEYSIRNVDRSVPTRLAYHIAVRYRDEGLPEDTIQLVFRGTAGQSFGAFNHKGMSLTLIGDANDYVGKGMHGGRIVIRAEGVEDTHNHVIMGNTCLYGATGGELFASGRAGERFAVRNSGAVAVIEGAGMHCCEYMTGGVVVVLGKVGVNFGAGMTGGYAYVLDEDIQDKINTSYVLARNLTEEEAEELRNLIEKHYQYTESPWAKHILENWEEFLEKFRRVVPLEQCKRDAYGVSDQCEVEVKK; encoded by the coding sequence ATGGAGCTTTTGGAATACGATTCCTGTGGTGTTGGATTTGTATGCAACATAAGAGGTGAAAAAAGCCATCAGATAGTCCAATGGGGTATAGAGGCGGTAAAGAACCTCACCCATAGGGGTGCTGTGGGTGGTGATGGCAAGACTGGGGATGGTGCTGGGGTTATGATTGAAATCCCTAAAAAATTCTTTGAGGACTGGCTGTCTGAAGAAGGCTATGAGCTTTCTCACATAGACAACCTTGCGGTCGGCGTGGCTTTCCTTTACGAGGATGTAAGACCTCAAATAGAGGAGCACATAAGGAGGTCTCCCTTTTCTCTTGTAGCTTGGAGAGAGGTTCCTATAGATAAGTCTGCGGTGGGTGAGTCTGCCCTAAAGGTCATGCCAAAGATATTCCATCTTCTCTTGGATTCTGAGAAGGTCTCGGAAGAGAGAAGGGAGCTGGAGCTCTATCTCCTTAGAAGACGCATAGAGACGGACAAAAAGGTAAAGGACAAGGTTTATTTTGCCTCCCTCTCCTCAAGGGTAATGGTCTACAAGGGAATGCTCGTGGCACCACAGTTGGATATTTTCTACCCAGAGTTAAAAGACCAAAGGCTTGAATCCAGTTTCTGCCTTTTCCATCAGAGGTATTCCACCAACACCTTCCCCGACTGGAAGTTAGCTCAACCTTTTAGGTATCTGGCTCATAACGGTGAGATAAACACCATATTAGGCAACAGAAACTGGATGAGGGCTATAGAGCATGAATTGGAGCATGAGCTTTTTGGAGAAAATATAAAGCTCGTAAGACCTCTGGTTTCTTATGATGAGAGTGATTCCGCATCCTTAGATAGGGTTTTTGAACTTTTGGTGCTTGTGGGTTATAGTCCAGAGCATGCTATAAATATGCTTATACCACCCGCTTGGGAGGGTGTGCCTTGGCTTCCAGAGGAAGTGAAAGAGTTCTTTGAATATCAATCTCTCTTGATGAAGCCTTGGGATGGACCTGCCAGCATTGCCTTTACTGACGGTAAAAAGATAGGAGCACATCTTGATAGAAACGGTCTAAGACCTGCCAGGTATGTGCTCACTGAAGATGGCATATTGGTGCTTGGCTCTGAGGTGGGTATGGTAGACCTCTCTGGCAAAAAGGTCTCTAAGAAGGGAAGGCTTGGACCGGGCGATACCCTTGTGGTAGACCTTTCAACTGGAGAGGTGAAAGAGACAGACCAGATACTCAAGGAGCTCTCCTCTCAAAAGCCCTACGGTGAGTGGCTAAGAAAACATCTCCTTAGACTGTTTGATATCATAAAGGACTACACTCTTCCAGAATACGGAGAAGACCAAGAAAGGATAAGAAAACTCGTCACCTTTGGCTACACGCAGGAAGAGATAAAAAATGTCCTTGCACCCATGGCGGAGGAAGGGAAAGAGATAACCTTTTCTATGGGTGATGACACTCCCATTCCACCCCTTTCAGAAAAACCTGTATTACTCTTTAGATACTTCAAGCAAAGGTTTGCACAGGTAACAAACCCACCCATAGACCCCATAAGGGAAAGGGCGGTTATGTCCCTTAGGATGAACTTAGGACACAAGAGAAACTTCTTAAGGGAAGGAGAGGAGCATGCCAAAAGACTTCAGATAGACAGCCCCATACTCCTGCCTTACCAGTTTAAAGCTCTTATGGAACAGAAGGAGTTCAAAGTTGCTTGGGTTCCAATAACCTATCCGAAAGAGAGAAGCTACTGCGTGGTAGAGCTACAAGACCTTGCGGGAGAAAGGAGAATAACGGACATACTCTACGATGCCATGTATGAAGGCATTGCCATATGTGACCTAAGGCTGGGTGTGGAGATAGTCTGTAGGAGGGTAGAGGAGGCGGTAAGAGAGGGTGCCAACATTGTGATTTTGTCCGATAGAAACATATCAAAGTATAGGCTTGCGGTTCCGAGCCTTTTGGCGGTCTCTGCGGTCTTTAAATGGCTTTCTGAGCGCGGGCTTTCTAACAAGGTATCCCTTGTGGTAGAAACGGGCGAAGCCAGAGACACCCATCATATGGCTTGCCTTATAGGTTATGGTGCTTCTGCGGTCTATCCCTATCTTATGTATGAGCTTATCTGGGAGCTTTGCAAAAAGGGTGAAATAAAAGTTCCATACGAGCAGGCTATTTTCAACTACAAGAAGGCTCTTGAGGACGGGCTTTTGAAGATAATGTCCAAGATGGGTATTTCCACCCTCAACTCCTATCAAGGTGCAAGGATATTTGATACGGTATGCTTGAATAGAGATTTTGTGGAAGAATACTTCCCCGGCACGCCTGTAACCCTTGAAGCGGACGGTATTTTTGAAGTTCAAGAAAGTCTCCTCGCAAGGCACGACGCAGGATACGAGACAGAGAAGCCAGAGCTTGACTACGGCGGAGAGATGAAGTTCAGAAAGGGTGGACAATGGCACGCATGGTCTCCCTTTGTGGTTAGAGCACTGCACAAGTTTTTGGAGACAAAGAATTACGAGGACTACAAGGAGTTTTCACGCATAGCCAACGAAGAGCATCCCACCTTTATAAGACATCTTCTTGACTATAAGAGGGTGGAAAAGCCCATCCCTATAGAAGAGGTTGAACCCATAGAGAGCATACTCAAGAGATTTGTCACAGGTGGTATGTCCCTGGGTGCCCTGTCTCCAGAAGCCCACGAGGTGCTCGCAGAAGCCTGCAACAGGCTCGGTATGAAGAGCAACTCTGGAGAAGGAGGAGAAGACCCAGCAAGATATTGGACCATAAAGAACTCTGCAATTAAGCAGGTAGCCTCTGGTCGCTTTGGTGTGACACCCACCTACCTTGCCTCTGCAGAAGACATAGAGATAAAAATAGCTCAAGGAGCAAAGCCCGGAGAAGGCGGACAGCTTCCTGGCAAAAAGGTCAACGAATACATAGCAAAGTTAAGGTATGCACAACCCGGAGTGACCTTAATCTCTCCACCACCCCATCACGATATATACTCCATAGAAGACCTCGCCCAGCTCATAAACGACCTAAAGGAAGCAAACCCTAAGGCAAAGGTGTGCGTCAAACTTGTGGCAGAAACTGGCGTGGGAACTGTTGCAGCGGGTGTGGCAAAAGCCTATGCGGATATAATCCAGATAAGCGGTGCGGAGGGTGGCACGGGTGCAAGCCCATACTCCTCTATAAAGAACGCAGGAAACTACTGGGAAATAGGTCTTTCTGAGACCCAAAGGGTGCTTATGGAAAATGGTCTAAGGGATAAGGTAAGGCTTAGGGTGGATGGTGGACTAAGAACTGGTAAGGACGTGATAATATCTGCACTTCTTGGTGCTGAAGAGTTTGGCTTTGGCACTGCAGCTATGATAGCGGAAGGTTGTGTTATGGCAAGGCTCTGCCATACCAATCAGTGTCCCACCGGCGTAGCCACTCAAGACCCCAAATACAGAGAGAAGTTCAAAGGCAAGGTGGAAAACGTAATGGCATACTTTAGGGCGGTAGCCCAAGAGGTAAGGGAAATCCTTTCTCAGATGGGTGTGAGGTCCCTTGAGGAGATAATAGGAAGGAGGGACCTGCTTGAGGTAAAAACCTACGACCACATACCCGGCTCAAAGAGGGTAAAACTTGAAGAGTTCTTGAAAGAAGGCTATCCAAAGGACAAGCCTTTGAGATGTCTGCAGGAGAGAAACGACAACCCAAGAAGGAGCGAGCTGGCAAAAAGGCTTGAAGAGGAGGTCCTGCCATACATAGAAAAGGGAGAGAGGTTTTATGGAGAATACAGCATAAGGAACGTGGACAGGAGCGTCCCAACAAGGCTGGCTTACCATATTGCGGTCAGATACAGGGATGAGGGTCTTCCAGAGGATACCATACAGTTGGTCTTTAGAGGCACGGCGGGGCAGAGCTTTGGTGCCTTCAATCACAAGGGCATGTCTCTGACCCTTATCGGCGATGCCAACGACTATGTGGGTAAGGGCATGCACGGTGGAAGGATAGTGATAAGGGCTGAGGGTGTGGAGGACACGCATAATCATGTGATCATGGGTAATACTTGCCTCTATGGAGCAACGGGCGGAGAACTGTTTGCAAGCGGAAGGGCGGGAGAGCGTTTTGCGGTAAGAAACAGCGGTGCAGTAGCGGTAATTGAAGGTGCAGGTATGCACTGCTGTGAATACATGACAGGCGGTGTGGTAGTGGTGCTTGGAAAGGTGGGAGTGAACTTTG
- a CDS encoding TolC family protein, whose amino-acid sequence MLLAFVLLLYSLSFALDLKEAIDSAIENSPSIKGLFAERLVYEGKRLSYRSGLNPSLSLEVGNFGTSKESFSKAPLYNFTYSQPIVYPSTLRLAGEVYKFQSTALDYRIETEKNRLASEVYSLFYNALYLKELLKVMEEELALQREIRDFVERSFKLGETTRLELLRAERELELLEGERRITEARYRGVLKELSVMVGKDVDKVEGEFTLPEWKEMNLEDTSLFAYYRLGKESISRQVEVERLLAKPNYSLSLTGEKVGDREYGFRVGLTVGLPIFYKRQGEILELSAQRELLLAEEKSQKQKALAQLNSSKTQYEEIKRQVEKIQRELIPQAQKELELALKSYKLRTITLLELSQTRKSYYDLLKRKLELLLQAHTEYAKGIAYGGSKWCGCY is encoded by the coding sequence ATGCTTTTAGCCTTTGTATTACTGCTTTATAGCCTTTCCTTTGCTCTTGATTTGAAGGAGGCTATAGACTCCGCCATAGAGAACAGTCCTTCTATAAAGGGTCTTTTCGCAGAAAGGCTTGTCTATGAGGGAAAAAGGCTAAGCTACCGCTCGGGCTTGAACCCCAGCCTTTCTTTGGAGGTGGGGAACTTTGGCACTTCAAAGGAGAGTTTTTCAAAGGCACCACTTTATAACTTCACCTACTCTCAGCCTATTGTGTATCCAAGCACTTTGAGGCTTGCAGGTGAAGTCTACAAGTTTCAAAGCACCGCCTTGGACTATCGTATAGAAACGGAAAAAAACAGGCTTGCAAGCGAGGTATACTCCCTCTTTTATAATGCCCTTTATCTGAAAGAACTTCTAAAGGTTATGGAAGAGGAGCTTGCCCTTCAAAGGGAGATAAGGGATTTTGTGGAGAGGAGCTTTAAACTCGGCGAGACCACAAGGCTTGAGCTTTTGAGGGCAGAAAGGGAGCTTGAGCTCCTTGAGGGTGAAAGGAGAATAACAGAGGCAAGATACAGAGGGGTCCTTAAGGAGCTTTCGGTTATGGTGGGTAAGGACGTAGACAAGGTAGAGGGAGAGTTTACACTTCCTGAATGGAAGGAAATGAACCTTGAAGATACGTCTCTTTTTGCATACTATCGTCTTGGAAAAGAGAGCATATCCAGGCAGGTGGAGGTGGAAAGGCTCTTGGCAAAGCCTAACTACTCACTAAGCCTTACTGGAGAGAAGGTTGGGGACAGGGAATATGGCTTTAGGGTGGGTCTTACGGTAGGTCTTCCCATCTTTTACAAAAGACAGGGAGAGATCTTAGAACTCAGTGCCCAAAGGGAGCTTCTGCTTGCGGAAGAAAAAAGTCAAAAACAAAAGGCTTTAGCCCAGCTTAACTCTTCAAAAACTCAGTATGAGGAGATAAAAAGACAGGTAGAAAAAATCCAAAGGGAGCTAATACCACAGGCACAAAAGGAGCTTGAGCTTGCCTTAAAAAGCTACAAGCTAAGAACCATAACCCTTCTTGAGCTCTCTCAGACAAGGAAAAGCTACTACGACCTCTTAAAGAGGAAGTTAGAACTTCTCCTGCAGGCACATACAGAGTATGCAAAGGGCATAGCCTACGGAGGGTCAAAATGGTGTGGATGTTATTGA
- a CDS encoding sensor histidine kinase, with amino-acid sequence MRKSFFLFLFVVSFFSGLFFAGIYWGVEKAFYILIDNHLVEDVAEFERLYAEGEDISKRELFVLRNQKGLVVDASRLDLIPPFNPNTLPYTDNLKFGTQTYRFITVKTPRGFYLQYGIDISQGVEFLELLRYVLFTGWVLFISLILIFYWLFVRSSLLGLEKAVRESLEGKEVSVYAEIRPLVEELRKRVQDLKRQSIHYRDLLMALSHSLKTPLGRLYLKIDLLSRRHKDLDLRSIKEEIHQIERSARTFLRLTKLEAQSYSPSFQTCNIKSLLKELLRLYPSERLRSELEEVFVECDPELSMEVFDVLLDNAIRHGEGEVWVFLKDGKLKVENLSSKPLVDGIFEKPVGGVGLYVAKRLCDVLGWKIGAKQEVEGELYKVSFWVEFSKGG; translated from the coding sequence TTGCGTAAGAGTTTTTTTCTTTTTCTTTTTGTGGTCTCTTTTTTTAGCGGGCTTTTCTTTGCGGGTATATACTGGGGTGTGGAAAAAGCCTTTTATATCCTAATAGACAACCACCTTGTGGAAGATGTGGCAGAGTTTGAAAGGTTATACGCGGAGGGTGAAGATATAAGCAAGCGTGAGCTCTTCGTGCTTAGAAACCAAAAGGGGCTCGTGGTAGATGCAAGCAGGCTTGACCTAATACCACCCTTTAACCCAAACACACTACCCTATACGGATAACCTTAAGTTTGGAACGCAAACCTATCGCTTTATAACTGTGAAAACCCCAAGGGGCTTTTACCTGCAGTATGGCATAGACATAAGTCAGGGAGTGGAGTTTCTTGAACTCCTCAGGTATGTGCTTTTTACTGGCTGGGTGCTATTTATCTCTCTTATCCTTATATTTTATTGGCTTTTTGTTCGCAGTAGCCTTCTGGGGCTTGAGAAGGCGGTAAGAGAGAGCCTTGAGGGAAAAGAGGTAAGCGTCTATGCGGAGATAAGACCTCTTGTTGAAGAGTTGAGAAAAAGGGTGCAAGACCTGAAAAGACAATCCATCCACTACAGAGACCTACTTATGGCTCTTAGCCACTCATTAAAGACGCCTCTTGGCAGGCTATACCTAAAGATAGACCTGCTTTCAAGAAGACATAAGGACTTAGACCTAAGGAGTATAAAGGAAGAGATTCACCAGATAGAAAGAAGTGCAAGAACCTTCCTAAGGCTTACAAAGCTGGAGGCTCAGTCCTATAGTCCATCTTTCCAGACCTGCAATATAAAGAGCCTGCTAAAAGAGCTTTTGAGGCTCTATCCATCGGAGAGGTTAAGGAGCGAGCTTGAAGAAGTATTCGTTGAATGCGACCCAGAGCTTTCCATGGAGGTTTTTGATGTGCTTTTGGACAATGCCATAAGGCACGGAGAGGGAGAGGTTTGGGTTTTCTTAAAGGATGGTAAGCTAAAGGTAGAGAACCTATCCTCTAAACCCTTGGTGGATGGCATCTTTGAAAAGCCGGTGGGTGGTGTTGGACTTTATGTGGCAAAGAGGCTTTGTGATGTTTTGGGTTGGAAAATAGGGGCAAAGCAAGAGGTAGAGGGTGAGCTGTATAAGGTTTCCTTCTGGGTGGAGTTTTCCAAGGGCGGTTAA
- a CDS encoding efflux RND transporter periplasmic adaptor subunit: MLLIPFVVFAQVIRVEPASMEKLGIRTQRVKIETQSPELRIPAQLKADASMSVEVYAPIEGIVKKLYAKEGDKVRKGQPLAEVYSPRIAELNAQIRMAKVRLQTAEDLLKREELLYKEEVIPYARYFSAKVEYERALSEYKALLQSRDSFGEVRGDNLLIRSPRSGVIVEQKAVLGSSVGLGSMLFKVQDYSRLWAYAYADPGFRVEGNSFLEYEGRLYPARLEWVSPRLDPATGKQVLRFVVENRDSSLKEGLKTQIVIRGKAQRGAWLPVSAVQRVKGQEVVFVRVKDGFEVRRVRVLLSSGNRVMVEGLSDGEEVATEGVIFLKAQAER, translated from the coding sequence ATGTTATTGATACCCTTTGTGGTGTTTGCACAGGTTATAAGGGTAGAACCTGCAAGCATGGAAAAGCTGGGAATAAGAACGCAGAGGGTAAAGATAGAAACTCAAAGCCCAGAGCTTAGGATACCAGCCCAGCTAAAGGCGGACGCAAGCATGAGCGTGGAGGTTTACGCACCCATTGAGGGTATAGTAAAAAAGCTATACGCAAAGGAAGGAGACAAGGTTAGGAAAGGTCAGCCTCTGGCGGAGGTTTACTCTCCAAGGATAGCGGAGCTAAACGCTCAAATTCGTATGGCAAAGGTAAGGCTTCAGACCGCAGAAGACCTTCTCAAAAGGGAGGAACTCCTCTATAAGGAAGAGGTCATACCCTATGCAAGATACTTCTCCGCAAAGGTGGAATATGAAAGGGCACTTTCCGAATACAAAGCACTTTTGCAAAGCAGGGACTCTTTTGGAGAGGTCAGAGGGGACAACCTTTTGATAAGGAGTCCAAGGTCTGGGGTGATAGTGGAGCAGAAGGCAGTGCTTGGTTCTTCTGTGGGGTTGGGGAGTATGCTCTTTAAGGTCCAAGACTATTCAAGGCTGTGGGCTTATGCCTATGCGGACCCAGGCTTTAGGGTAGAGGGAAACAGCTTTTTGGAGTATGAGGGAAGGCTTTATCCTGCGAGGCTTGAGTGGGTCTCTCCGAGGCTTGACCCAGCCACTGGTAAACAGGTTCTGCGTTTTGTGGTAGAAAACAGGGACAGCAGTCTAAAGGAGGGGTTAAAGACGCAGATAGTAATAAGGGGAAAAGCCCAAAGGGGTGCTTGGCTTCCCGTTTCTGCGGTTCAGAGGGTAAAGGGTCAGGAAGTGGTCTTTGTGAGGGTAAAGGATGGCTTTGAGGTAAGAAGGGTAAGAGTGCTCCTTTCCTCTGGAAACAGGGTCATGGTGGAGGGTCTCTCCGATGGAGAAGAGGTGGCAACAGAGGGTGTTATATTCCTCAAGGCACAGGCGGAGCGATGA
- a CDS encoding response regulator transcription factor, with protein sequence MRVLLVEDDTSLATALKELLEQEGYRVRLALDGKRGLDLALSEEFDLILLDYFLPSMDGREFLKRLRSEGSKVPVIALTVVSDIKNKVDFFHIGADDYITKPFHFEELLARIRAVLRRYAGLESAEVDLGGVRINLTQKKVFVGQEEVSLTLGEYLILEYLTLNRGRFVSREELLEKALKNYEAESNTVEVLIHRLRKKIGRDIIKTQKGLGYRIL encoded by the coding sequence GTGAGAGTGCTCCTTGTGGAGGATGACACAAGCCTTGCTACCGCACTCAAGGAACTCTTGGAACAAGAAGGTTATAGGGTGAGGCTTGCCCTTGATGGGAAGCGAGGGCTTGACCTCGCCCTTTCTGAAGAATTTGACCTTATTTTGCTGGACTACTTTTTACCCAGTATGGATGGAAGGGAGTTTCTCAAGAGGCTAAGGTCAGAAGGCTCAAAGGTGCCAGTCATAGCCCTTACCGTGGTTTCTGATATAAAGAATAAGGTGGACTTTTTTCATATAGGTGCGGATGACTACATTACAAAACCCTTTCATTTTGAGGAGCTTTTGGCACGCATAAGAGCTGTCCTTAGAAGATACGCAGGGCTTGAAAGTGCGGAGGTAGACTTAGGAGGCGTAAGAATAAACCTAACACAGAAGAAGGTCTTTGTGGGGCAAGAAGAAGTGAGTCTAACCCTTGGTGAGTATCTCATACTGGAATATCTCACGCTAAACAGGGGCAGGTTCGTATCAAGGGAAGAGCTTTTAGAAAAGGCTTTAAAGAACTACGAAGCGGAGAGCAACACGGTAGAGGTTCTCATACATCGCCTAAGGAAAAAGATAGGCAGGGATATAATAAAAACACAGAAGGGTCTTGGCTATAGGATTTTGTGA